One genomic region from Pyxicephalus adspersus chromosome 1, UCB_Pads_2.0, whole genome shotgun sequence encodes:
- the LOC140321597 gene encoding putative gastrointestinal growth factor xP1 — MDSRMFCLLAIALVVSCFSSANGQAALTQQQCSVQPVARVNCGEPGISATDCFNKGCCFDNSDPNAIWCYYAKPNDECLF, encoded by the exons ATGGATTCCCGTATGTTCTGCTTGTTGGCCATCGCCCTCGTTGTCAGCTGCTTCAGCTCTGCAAATGGACAGGCTGCACTAA CTCAGCAACAATGCAGTGTTCAACCTGTTGCAAGAGTAAACTGTGGTGAACCTGGCATCTCTGCTACCGACTGCTTCAACAAAGGATGCTGCTTCGATAACTCCGATCCAAATGCCATCTGGTGCTACTATGCCAAGCCAAATGATG
- the LOC140322966 gene encoding putative gastrointestinal growth factor xP1, which produces MDYRMFCLLAIAFVVSSFSSANGKTTLTAEQCDVQPHTRTNCGVPGITPDQCRDKGCCFNDIPYDAIWCYYPHSEPKPTTTPTPKTTTTPKPEPTPEPEPEECEF; this is translated from the exons ATGGATTACCGTATGTTCTGCTTGTTGGCCATCGCCTTCGTTGTCAGCTCCTTCAGCTCTGCAAATGGAAAGACAACACTGA CTGCCGAACAATGTGATGTTCAACCTCATACAAGAACCAACTGTGGGGTTCCTGGCATCACCCCTGACCAGTGCAGGGACAAAGGATGTTGCTTTAATGACATTCCATATGATGCCATCTGGTGCTACTATCCCCACTCAGAGCCAAAGCCAACAACAACTCCAACGCCAAAGACAACGACAACGCCAAAGCCAGAGCCAACGCCAGAGCCAGAACCAGAAG AGTGCGAATTTTGA